The following DNA comes from Aquila chrysaetos chrysaetos chromosome 9, bAquChr1.4, whole genome shotgun sequence.
TCCATGTGCCACAGCACACAGCACACATGGGTGACCCCGTAAGCCCTCCACACTGCCATGCTCGGCGCAGGGCATGGACATGCTGTTACCTGCGCTGTGAATGGACTCGTCTCCTTGGAAAGGGCACTCGCTCAGGGCCCCGACACGGCTCATGGACCCTCCCAGGATCAGCTTCATTGACTCCACGAACCCCTGATGTACAAGGGGAGACGCAGTCAGCCGTGGGGGGGCTCTGCCTGTCCCCGAGGGTGCAGGGGGTGTCTCAGCTCCCCAGGGGGGTCCCGGCACTCACCTGCATCCTCTGGTAGGCCTTCTGCCCTGTGCGCACCTCGATGGACTCCACCTCTGCCAGGGGGATCTCCGACAGCTCAGGCAGCCCCACGCTGGAGTCCATCTGCTTGCAGTCAACGTAAAGCTCCACACTCAGCATGTCCCCGCGCAGCCCGCTCAGCCGCACGATGATGGTGTGGCTCTGTCCGTCTGCCACGTGCGCGTGCTGCAGGTTGACCGAGTGGAGCTTGTTGTCTTCCCGCAGGTAGCGCACCAGGACTGTGGAGGAGCGGGAAGGGGCCgtcagctcccccccccccagcactggcACCTCCTAGGACCAGCGCGCACCCCGTTGCTCTCCCCAGCAGGCCCCTCGGATGGCAGGAACTTGGTCCCCATTTCTCTTTGAGCATCAGGGCAAGACCAGGGCCAGCACATCCCCACGCAGCAGGCACCCACCTTTGTTGATTTTCCCCACTACGGAGACCTCCAGCCACCTTGTGTTGTCCTTCTTGGAGTAGAGGCCAAAGAGGGTCCCCCCCTGCTTGGGGGGCAGGCGGAAGGTGGAGAGGAGGTAAACATCGTTAACTGTCAGGAGCTCCATCCGGATCTTGTGCGTTATGCTGGCCATCTGCCGGGCCTCACTCACCATCAGCAGGTCGATGACTGTGGGAGCCAGGCACAGGGGTCGCATCCTGACCGGCAGCCGCAGCTTCGGCCGCAGGAGCGCAGAGATGCCCGGTGCGGGGCACTGCGGCCCTGCCCGCTGCGAGCCCGGCCAGACCGAGGGGATGGAgccagggcggggggggggcggggcgggggcggggggagggggggggggcagggaaaccgggcagggggaggggggggggaaagcccGAGGGACGGGCCCGCCCAGATGGACCCCGGAGGGGGCGCTCCAGGACCGGCAGCGCCGGGTCCGCGCCGCCGAGAGGGACCCGCAGAGCCCCCGCCACCGGCGGGACCGGCGGCCCAGCGGGGTTCCCGGTCCGGAGCCCgccctgctcccctgctccgCAGCTGGGGCttccccgcggcggcggctgcaGCCCCTCGCCGGCCCCCAGCATCCCGCAGAAGGGCGGCagggggcgggagggaggagggCGAGCCAGTCCGGCCCCGCGTGGAGCTGCGGGGGCAGCGCGGagcctctcccccccccgcctccgccgcccTCCGGGACCGGCCCCgacggccgccccgccgcggcgcaGCGGGACCGGGAGCCCCTGGAGGGACGGCCCGGCCCTCGGCACCGGCTCGGGGCGCTCCTGGGAAGCACAGAGAGCCCAGTCCCGCCGCCGCACGGGTGGCCGCCTGCTCCGTACAACCGCACCCGGCAGACCGGGAGGAGCCCCGGCGCCGGGTCAAACCCCAGCCGTGCACCGCGGCCCCGGGAGCCCCCGCTGACCTGCGCGGCGCGACCGGAGCCCCTCCCGCCGCCCTGAGACGGCATCGGGACCGGCGTCCAGGCGGGGCCGGCAGCTCCCTGCCCCGAGCTGCCCCcgggcagagccagccctggGGGGTgccggcggccccccccccccgccccgagctcCGGGGATGAATGTCCCTCTGCCCCCCGCTGCCCGCAGCCCGGCTGCCAGACCTCCCAGTGCGAGCCGAGCCGCTGTCAGCGGCCCCGGGCGGGGGAGCGGGCCCGGGGTGGGCTCCAGCCGCCGCCTCCCGGCTGGCAGCGAGCCGGGCGCCCGGTCCGCCTCGCCCCGTCGGGGCCAccccggggcccggcccggcagcAGCCTTACCTTGCAGCCCCGGGCGagccgccgcggcggcgcccAGCAGGAGCAGCGCCAGGAGCGCGCCGAGCACCGGgccccccgcggccgccggtGCCCCCATGCCACCGGTACCGCCGGTACGGAGCggagagcggcggcggggcggggtggCGCGAGCGGGGAGGGGCCGGCGCTGCCGGCGAGGAGGAAACAAAGAGCCGTCAATCACGGGGCGCGCATCCCGGGGACCCCGGCGGGTGCTcggccgcagccccgccggcggagaggagcggggcggggcggggcgcggcgcaCCGGGCCCGGGGCTACGGGCGACCCACCGGCCGCCCTGGCGCTACCCGTCCCTGGCGCTGCTCCCGCTCACAGAAATTGAGTGTGGCAGGCGCCGGTTCACCGGGAGGTCAGGCAGTCTGGGGCCGCCTCGCCAGCCAGAGCCGCCCCAGCAGCGCCGGAGCATCCCACCCCGGGAGAGCTGTTGTCTTCCCGCAGGTCGCCGGCAGCCGACGGCACGGCGACGGTGCGGGGCTGTTTTGCCAGGGCACCCCGGGTCGAGGTGCCAGCCCCCCGGGCAGGCGGAGTCCCCGGGCCCGTCGCAGATCCCCGGGCAGGCGGGAGAGGAGCGAGCGGAGCGGAGCCAGCCCGCCTGGAGAGCGCTCAGCGGCATAAATCAGCACCGGGACCCGGCCCAAGCCCTGCAGTAACACGATGAGCTCATCCCGGGagctccctcccctccgccccgggctgcggggagagggagagggggcgccggggccgccgcgggAGACCCCGCCATACCTTCGGGCGGCGGCGACCCGCGGGGCAGCGCCCGGGGCCGGTCTGTGCTGCcggaccgcccccccccgggcctcCCGGGGGTGCTCGGGCCGGCTGAGCCGCTCCCCGCTGAGCGCCGGCCAAAGCGAGCGGGCGGCCCGCAGCTCCCCGGCCCCTGTTTACTCCTGTTTCCCCCGGCTCCATAACAACAGGCCGGGCtcagccccggggccgccccagccccgctcccccggccaACGGGAAGGGGGGGGAGACGACACACGGgactttcccctccctccactgCCAGCGGGCTCCCGcccctgttttctttccatggaaACAGGCGGGACGGAGCGCGGGTCTCGACTCCAGGGACGCGgcgctccgctccgccgcgCTCGGTGCACGGAGCGGCCCAGGGCCCGTGCTGCGGGGCCGCCCCGCGGTGGGGGCGGGCGGAGCCGGCCCGTGTGGTTCCGGGTCGGGTGGGAAGATGGCGGCGCCCATGGAGCTGTTCTGCTGggccgggggctgggggctgccctcGGTGGACCCCGACTGCCTGGCCGTGCTGGTGAGCGGCGGTGGGgccggggacggggacggcggcggggtCGGGGCCTGTGCGTCCCCCCCGCGGCCGagcccccgctcccgccgcctcTCTCCTCTCCCGCAGACCTACGCGCGGTTCACGGGGGCTCCGCTGAAGGTGCACCGGGTCACCAGCCCCTGGAGGAGCCCCTCCGGTAAGGGCCCCCGCCGGGGTTACTGGCACCGCCCGGCAGCCGGGACTACCCGACCCTCCGCACCATCACCgcctgctgccccccaccctATCGCATCCCTTGCCCCATTGCacacctccctgccccactgcacacccccctcaccccatcgcacccccccgccccatcacACCCCCTGCCCCATTGCACACCCCCCTTGCCCCATcacaccccccctgccccattgCAGGCTCCTGCCCCATTGCATGGCCCCATCGCACCCCCTGCCCCATTGCACACCCCCCTTGCCCCATTGCACCCCCTTGCCCCATTGTACCCCCTTGCCCCATcgcacccccctgccccatcgcacacccccccaccccatcgCTGCCCCCTGCCCCATCGCACACCCCCATCACACTCCCCTGCTCCATTGCGCACCCCCCTCACACCATTGCACCCCCCTGCCCTATTGCATGCCCCCCTCACCCCGTTGCATCCCCCTCGTCCCGGCATGCTCCCCATGTCCCATCACACACAGCTTTCATCCTCTCACCCACACCCCTTGCGTCACtgtgcccccctgccccaccttACATGCCCTCCACCCTGCCACATGCACCTCGCACTCTGCTTTACACCCCCTCACCCAAGTGTGGGGGCTGTTCGCCCCGGCACAGTGTGTCCCCCTACATCCGTGGCAGGGTGGCACCCTGGGCACTGCTGTCTGCAGCcacccctctccctgctctcagGGCGCCTGCCTGCGCTGAAGACACGGGATGAGGGCACCATCTCCAAAATGCAGCAGATCATAACTCACCTCAGGAAACAGGTAGGGGGGGGCAAGGGCACTCCTTGCTTCAGGCTAGGGTCTGGAGGGCACTGGAGTCcccctgggaaggaagaagctTTGTCATGGTCACCCAAGAGGCATGGGCAGGACTTGCCACTTCCCTACCGGATCATGCCCCTTGCgtttgctttgcagaagtatAATGCCGACTACGACCTCTCAGCTACGCAAGGTGCAGACACGCTGGCCTTCGTGTCCCTGCTGGAAGAGAAACTGCTGCCAGTGCTGGTGAGTCTCCCCATCTCAGGGGGACACACGAGAAAGGTGGTCTTGCTAAGGACCAGATCTGCTCCCTGGAGCGATGCTGGGGGGCTCGGGTGTGAGCTCACCTgcaaggagaagcagagaaTGTTGCAGGCAACAAAATCCCAGGTGTCTGGAGCATCAGTAGCAGGGATCAGGGTGCCGGGGTTCTTGTGTGGCAGCAGTGGGTTGTGTAGCCAGGGCTGGGGTCTGGCATTGATCCTGGTGCTCCCTCAGACCCTCGCGGTCTCTGGGAGAGCCAGTCCTGTGCCAGACACGCGGCACCTGTGTGTGCGGCGCCGGGCACGGGCTCCGCGGTGCCCGCCATGGCAAAAGGCTGCGCTGGCTCCAGCCCCACCATGGCCTGGGCatggatttttctctgctgcagatcCACACCTTCTGGGTGGACACAAAGAACTACGTGGAGCACACGCGGAAGTGGTACACTGAAACCATTCCCTTCCCCCTGAACTTCTTCCTGCCCAACTGCATGCACAAGCAGCACCTGGAGCGGCTGCAGCTTATGTGGGGAGACAGCTACATGGAGGACgaggagaagctggagaaggaggtgaGGGGATGTGGTCTGGGCACGGCAGGTCCTCAGCTGGTGCCCAGAGGGACCCACACAAGGCCAAAATCTTAACTGGGGTCCGGGGCTCGCCCTGGCTGAGCACCCCCTTCCCACTCCCCTTAGCACTGTGGCAGTCTGCCGCGTGGCTGGGTGGGTGACAACCCCCTATCCTTCTCCAGCTCTACCAGGATGCTCGGGAATGCCTGACACTCCTGTCCCAGCGCCTCGGCTCCCAGAAGTTTTTCTTCGGAGACTCGTAGGTGGCCATAGGGGGAAGGTGCTCTGGGGCCTGAGAGCCCCCCACACCCAGGCAGGACCGAGACCCCATGGACTgcagggaagctgcagcccatgcaCGTCACTTGGGGGGTTGGACGGGCTCGCAGGGGACACAGCTGTCTGTGGCAGCACCGAGCGATGTGGGTGGCAGAATTAAGACTGCAGGAGCTGCCGCCAGCCCCGGCATCTCTTTCCCCATCTCTTGTTGGAACCAGTAGAGGTGCTCTGGGGTGGGGTCATCctgctttccccctcctcaccaTGGGGGCTGGAAGCAGAGAGCCTtcccgaggaggaggagctgcttGCCGTTCCCTGAGACGCAGGGGGCTGGGGTGGCCAATGTGTCTGGGCGGCTTTGGGTGGGGACAGCCAGAGAGACCGTGACCCAGTCGCAGGTTTCTGTGCCCCAGGCCAGCCTCCCTTGACGCCTTTGTCTTCAGCCGCCTGGCGCCACTCCTGAAGGCAAAGCTGCCCAACGGGAAACTGCAGCAGCACCTGAAGTCCCTGCAGAACCTGTGCAACTACTGCACCTCCATCCTCAGCCTCTACTTCCCCTGGGACGGAGGTGAGATGCGTCCCCCCACATTGTCCCATGGGCTCAGGGTGACTTGTCCTCCCTCCACACCCCCACTCTGCCCCCCCAGGTGAGCCCCCAGCCAGCgccccacgggctgcaggtgccGATGGCGGCGAGACAGAGGAGGACCCCCACAAACGACGGAACCAGCTGCTGTCGgtgctggtggggctggtggCTATGCTGGGCTACGCCTTCCTGAGCGGCATCGTCTCCATCCAGCGTGGCGGCACGGGGCTGGCTGGCCGCCAGCCCATCAccttggaggaggaggaagaggaggaggaggactaAGGAAGAGCTGCTCAACTGTCCCTCCTCTGGTCCCTGGAACTGACTGTTTTTACACTGGGAGCCTGGCAGCATCGTTCCCTGCAGGTGCTCTGCTCTGCGTCCTGCCAGGAATCCCAGCCCTCTCCACGGGGA
Coding sequences within:
- the MTX1 gene encoding metaxin-1 isoform X2, which encodes MAAPMELFCWAGGWGLPSVDPDCLAVLTYARFTGAPLKVHRVTSPWRSPSGRLPALKTRDEGTISKMQQIITHLRKQKYNADYDLSATQGADTLAFVSLLEEKLLPVLIHTFWVDTKNYVEHTRKWYTETIPFPLNFFLPNCMHKQHLERLQLMWGDSYMEDEEKLEKELYQDARECLTLLSQRLGSQKFFFGDSPASLDAFVFSRLAPLLKAKLPNGKLQQHLKSLQNLCNYCTSILSLYFPWDGGEPPASAPRAAGADGGETEEDPHKRRNQLLSVLVGLVAMLGYAFLSGIVSIQRGGTGLAGRQPITLEEEEEEEED
- the MTX1 gene encoding metaxin-1 isoform X1 — translated: MAAPMELFCWAGGWGLPSVDPDCLAVLTYARFTGAPLKVHRVTSPWRSPSGRLPALKTRDEGTISKMQQIITHLRKQKYNADYDLSATQGADTLAFVSLLEEKLLPVLIHTFWVDTKNYVEHTRKWYTETIPFPLNFFLPNCMHKQHLERLQLMWGDSYMEDEEKLEKELYQDARECLTLLSQRLGSQKFFFGDSFLCPRPASLDAFVFSRLAPLLKAKLPNGKLQQHLKSLQNLCNYCTSILSLYFPWDGGEPPASAPRAAGADGGETEEDPHKRRNQLLSVLVGLVAMLGYAFLSGIVSIQRGGTGLAGRQPITLEEEEEEEED
- the MTX1 gene encoding metaxin-1 isoform X3 encodes the protein MAAPMELFCWAGGWGLPSVDPDCLAVLTYARFTGAPLKVHRVTSPWRSPSGRLPALKTRDEGTISKMQQIITHLRKQKYNADYDLSATQGADTLAFVSLLEEKLLPVLIHTFWVDTKNYVEHTRKWYTETIPFPLNFFLPNCMHKQHLERLQLMWGDSYMEDEEKLEKELYQDARECLTLLSQRLGSQKFFFGDSRLAPLLKAKLPNGKLQQHLKSLQNLCNYCTSILSLYFPWDGGEPPASAPRAAGADGGETEEDPHKRRNQLLSVLVGLVAMLGYAFLSGIVSIQRGGTGLAGRQPITLEEEEEEEED